GCTGGACAATCTGTCGACCCACACGCCTGCTGCGCTCTACCAAGCCCTGCCACCCGTAGAAGCTCGCCGCATCCTGCAGCGGATCGAATTCCACTACACCCCCAAGCACGCCAGTTGGCTCAACATGGTCGAGATCGAAATCGGCGTGCTGCGAAGCCAGTGCCTGGATCGCCGCATCGACTGCCGCGATCGGCTGATCACCGAAGTCGCGGCTTGGGAGCAACTGCGAAACGCCAGCGGCGCTCGCATCAACTGGATGTTCTCTACCGAAACGGCCCGCAAGAAATTGGCCAAGGCCTACCCAGTACCGACCTCTGACAAACCGTCATAACCCCTGTGCAAAGGTACTAGATCACGCCCTCAGTCGGAGCGGAGGTGCCTGTAGCCAACTTGCTTTCGTTTCGCAGGTACCGCGTCGTCCCTGTGACCGCTTGCTCCAGTGCGAACGTTCGGCATCGAGACACATCCTTGCCTCCGTGTTTAACGGTATAGATTTTGAATGGAGCCGGCGCCATCGCGACAAAGAACTAACTTGCATTGGGTACGCGTTAGTCAATTCTGACGAGCGTGCAGGCTGCGCTTCCCTCGATTTCGCCTTCTTGCACAATGTGCGCATGATGCAAGAGCCGGTCGAGCATGGCGGCCGTGAGTGCCTGGTCGTCGGCGAAGGCGGTGGCCCACTGCATGAGGCAGGTTGCTGGTCAGTACGATGGCACCGCGCTCGTAACGCTTGGCGACGACGTTGCAGAGCAGGTCTGCCTCTTCACGCCCGAACGGTAGATAGCCGATTTCGTCGATGACGAGCAGCCTCGGCCCGATGACCGAGTGGTTGAAGAACTCCCGCAGGCGGCTCTGCTGCCGCGCCGTCGCCAGTTACATCATCAGGTCAGCGGCCGTGATGAAGAGCGTCTTGATGCCTGCTTGTGTTGCCCGATAGGCCAGCGCACTCGCGATGTGTGTCTTGCCGACGCCAGCCGGCCCAAGCAGTACGACGGTCTCGGCTCGCTCGATGAATGCGAGGCTGGCCAGCCCCGTATCTGCGCGCGCGGGGGCACCGCTGGCGAAGCCGATGTCGTATTGCTCCAGAGTTTTGATGCCCGGCAGCGAGGCGAGTTTCGTGAGCGTCTGGCGCTTGCGTTCCTCGCGTGCGCCAAGTTCGGCCCGCAGCAGTTGCTCCAGGAAGTCCGCCAAGCTCGCGTCGGTCGTCGCGGCGTGCTGCGCGAGTGCCCCCCAATCGCTGGCGATACGATTGAGCTTGAGCGGCGTGCACAGGCCGTCAATCCGTTTATGCATGCAGACTCATGCGGCAACCTCCAGCAGCGCGTCATGCACCGCCAGCGGATGCTGCAGGCTCTCGCGTGGCATCACGCGGCGCAGCTTCGACCACAGGCATGGGCGTCGACTTTTGTGTGGGCAACGGCAGCAGCGCTGCCTGTTCCGCTGCTAGCCTCGCAGCCGGCTGCTCAAGCGTGGTCGCGTGCACGCGCACGTTGGCAACTTCCGCGAGCCACCGGCCGATGCGTGCATTGGCGGCGTCGACATCCAGCTTCAGCCCCGATTGCTTGAGCGTGGCCACCAGGGGCACCACGAAGCTCTCCTTCAGATAGCGGTTGAAGCGCTCGACCTTGCCCTTGGTCTTGGCGTGATGCGGCTGGCACACCTTCGGCGTGAAGCCGTAGTCTCGGCCAGTGCGAGCAACTGCATGTTCCATCGGTGCCGGCCAACGCCAAACGCATCACGCTCAACAACCACGGACTTCGCGTTATCGAACAGCACCTGCTCGGGCGTGCTGTCGAAGAAGATGAACGCTTCGCCCAGGCATTCGCACAACGTCATGGCGTCCTCGCCGGCGGTCAAGCGCACGAAGCTCGCACGGCTGTATCCCAGCGTCGCCAGCAGCGGCGCGCGGCCACGGCGGATGACGGTGAAGTCGGCCTGCATCTGCTTGCCCGCAGGGGTCTCGAAGCGCACCACCGGCTCGGCTGCCACACGCTTATGCGGTGCCAGGAATGCCTTGAGCTGGCTGATGCCGCCTTCGTAGCCGGCCTCCCGTAGTTCCCGCAGCAGCACCGTCGCCGGAATCCAGTGCGGCCGCGCGGCGGCGACACGTTCGAGCAGGTAGCTCTTGAACGGATCGAGCTTCGTCGGGCGTGGCTCGCGCTGCTTGTAACGCCCGGCCTGCCCGTCGCGCAGATAGCGCCGCACCGTATTGCGCGATAGACCCGTTTGCCGCGCTATCTCCCGTACCGCCGTACCTCGTCTTGCCAATACCTTGATTTTCACTGCTTGCTCCTGAGTCAGCATCGGCGGCAACAGCCGCCATCGTCTCCCAGGTGGATCAGGTTTACTTCGGCGGGTGGGGGCAGTTTTACATCGGCGCTAACACTTAGAGGTTTGCACAAGTTTGCTTGCTCGTGCGCACGATATTCGTACTATCCTTTTCCAAAATAAAGGCGCCGTACGGATTCGATAGATCAAAGACCGTAACGTAGCCGCAACGCTCAATTTACCGGGCACACAAGAGACGTGGGAGGAGTGAATGAATAAGCCTCACTGGTTGAGCCAAGCATTTGCGCTAACGTTGTGTTGCCTAGTGCTATTTGGATGCAACAAGAAGGAGGAGGCTGCCGCCCCAGCGGCGGCACCAGAGGCTAGTGCACCGGCCGCCGCTGCGGCTGCGCCTGCTTCGGGCCAAGACACCATAAATGCGGAAGTGGGGAATTCCGACAAACGGGGGTCTGAATTCACGCCCTCGCTCCCTCCGAAGGCCGTCACAAAAAGGCACGACACGGCTGCGGAACTATCTACTGAGCTGGCACGAACCCCAAGCTTAGAAAAAGCGTACCGGAGCGGCAGTAGCGAATCGCCCGGTGTGGATCCGCACACCCTGCAGCCGCCGACAGCTACCCAAGACGTTGGTGTTGAAGACCCCAACCAGCGTCGCAAGGCAATCATTGCAGCCGCGTGGCGCGACCTCGTGCCGGCAAATGTCGCCTACAACGTGCCGGTCGCCATGGACCGGCACGAAAAGCTCACCCTCGAATTGCTCTTGAGTTTCGAGCTTTCGGCGGATTCCCTCAAGGCAGTGATCACCGCCCCCGGCCAAGTTGTGACAGACCGTATCCTCGGCGGACCGGACATGCGCATGCGCGCTCACTTGCAAGGTGCGGATTTCGATATCGCCCCCATTGAGCCGGAAATTCATGACGCATTGCTCAATCAAACCAATCGATGGTCCTGGGCCATTTCCCCAAAGACCACAGGGAATTTGCCGCTCCACCTAACAATTGAAGTGCTTCCGGAACAAGGCGATTTCCCCACCAAGACTTTTGACCGGGTCATCCATGTCCACATTGGCTTCTGGGAATGGCTTGCGGACTTTGTAGCAAACAATTGGAAGTGGCTGTGGACAACGATTGTCGGGCCACTTTTGATCTGGTGGTGGCGACACAGGAAATCGAGCACACCAACGCCAGAACCCGCTCAGGGAAATCCGGTTGACCAGGGCGGCGAGCACGGTTAAGTTTCCCGCTTGCCACCGGGCAGCGGGATGCCGGTCACGCCTATATTGCCAGCCAGCGCGCCGAAGGTTGGATTCCGGTGGCGGACGATTACGACGATCCCGCTTATTCCGGCGGCAACATGGAGCGGCCGGGGCTGAAGCGTTTGCTGGCGGACATCGAGCGCGGCCTCATCGACATTGTCGTGGTCTACAAGATCGACCGGCTGACGTGCAGCCTGGTGGACTTCTCCAAGATGGTGGAGGTGTTCGACCGCCACGGGGTGTCCTTTGTGTCGGTCACGCAGCAGTTCAACACGACGACGTCGATGGGGCGGCTGATGCTGAACGTACTGCTGTCCTTCGCGCAGTTCGAGCGCGAGGTGACGGGCGAACGCATCCGCGACAAGATCGACGCCAGCAAGCGCAAAGGCCTATGGATGGGCGGTGTGCCGTCGCTCGGGTACGACGTGGTCAATCGCAAGCTGGTGGTCAACGAGGCGGAAGCCGCGGTGGTGCGCCGCCTGTTTGCCGAGTATCCGAGCGCGGCATCCACGACGCTGTTCGTGCAGCAACTGCGTCACGAAGGCGTGACGACCAAGTCCTGGGTGACGCAGTCCGGCAACGAACGGGTTGGCAAGCTGATGGACAAGGGCGCGCTGTACCGGATCCTGAACAACCCGCTCTATGTCGGCCGGATCTGCCAAAAGGGCATTTGCTACCCCGGCGAGCACGTGTCCATCGTGACGCAGGCGCAGTGGGATGCCGTGCAGAAGGCGTTGGGGCACTTCTCGCCCCCCCTCTGCCTGTCAGGCGAGATATGGCACGATGATGGCCATGATCGCGCCGCGCACCGACTCCAGCTTCTTCGCCCGCCAACCTGATGTCGACCTGTTAGTCGAGGAGCAGCGCATCAGCAAACTGCAGAGCTATGTCGCCACCTTGGCGCGCATGGCCGAGCTGGTGGATTTCCTAGCCATCGCTGCCTCGGTGGATGCGACCTGTCCCCGGCCGGATCGCAGTCGCGGCGGGCGTCGGCCATACCCCACCGAGATCATGGTGCGCATGGTCTTTCTGCAAGCGCTCTACAACCTCTCGGACGAGGAGTGCGAGCATCAGGTGTTGGATCGACGCAGCTTCCAGTGCTTTTGCATGCTCGATGGTGTGTTGCATATTCCGGATGCACGCACGCTGTGGGCCTTCAAGCACCGCTTGGCCCAAGGCGGGCTGGGCGCGCGAGCCATCTTCGATGCGGTGAGCCAGCAATTGCAGCAGCATGGTTACATTGCCCGCGGTGGACAGATCGTGGACGCCAGCATCGTGACGGCGCCCACCACCCGTATCAAGGACGAAGAGCGCCAAGCCATCAACCAGGGCAATACGCCCGAGGGTTGGAGCGCCAAGCGCATGGCCCATACCGACCAGGACGCACGCTGGACCAAGAAGCACGGCAAGAGCTTCTACGGCTACAAGCTGCACGCCAACGTGGATGCCCGCTACAAGCTGGTGCGCAGGCTCAAGATCAGTGCCGCCAATATCGACGATGGCCAGACTCTGGCCGATGTGCTGGACCCGAGCAACACGTGCAGTCGCGTGCTGGCCGACCGCGGCTACGACAGCGGGGCCAACCGCGACTTGCTCGAAGAACACCATCTGAAGGACCGCATTGCCCGGCGCACCCAGGCAGGCAAGGCGCCGGGGACCCGACTCAAAGCCCGCAACCGCGCCATCAACCGCACACGGGCCCGGGTGGAACACGTCTTTGCCGGCTTGCATCAACTCGGCGGCAAGACCGTGCGTGCGCTCACGCTGGCGCGCAACACGTTGGCCATCACGCTCAAATGCGTGGCCTACAACGTCAAACGCCTCGTCTGGCTGGCTGCGCACGATCCGGCATGAGGGCCGGCATGCGCGTGCGCGGCGCCGAAACGGCATCCTGCACAGCCGCCTGCGCCACAAACTGCCCAACCAGCCATCTCCGACCGACCAGTGTCATCTCCCGATTCGGCTCAATGACACCTCAGGCCACATTCAACGCGGCGTGAACTCTGAATTCTCGGTTCTGAGAAGGGCCCATGTGGAACCCCAACGGATTCCACATTGCCCAGCAGAAAATCAGTTCGTGGCGGTGTAGGCGCCCTTGGTCCAGCCGTTGCCGTCCCAGCACCACTCCGTGGTCGTGGTGCCGGTGCTTGCATAGACGCGGATATGGATCGCGCTGCCGACCAGCCAGCTGGTTACGGAGACGTTATCGCCGGGCTCGTTGAAGGCACCGGTGTACCACCCCTTCCCGTCCCAGCATCGCTCGGTGATCTTGCCATTATTGGCCGTGTACACACGGATCGACGGTACGGTTCCCCACGAAGTGGCAGCGGTTTGAACGCTCGACATGTTTCGTCTCCAGAAGAAGTGAACGCGTTGGATCACTTGGTTGATTTCAATATCGATCAAGCAAATGCGGTGCGCTTTTCACCGCACTTGCCGGCCCGGGTTCAGGGCTCCAGTAGCATAAGCAAATAAAATCCCGGCTGCTGCTGAGAGATACGAAGGGTAGATGGAGGGAAAATTGAATATGTTGATTATAAATTGCTGCGCATCGTTAATTATGTTGATCGCGCATAATTAATATAGACAAAACCGATCGGAAGGGGTATTGGAAATGCCTAATCCAAAATGGCTACAAGAGGTCGCATAGGGCACCTCGTTATACACATCTCAGATCACCCATTATGAATCAAGGACTTACAAGGGGTCATCAGGCGGCATCGCACCGAGCCTTCTGCATGCCGATACCCCGGAAGCCCTTGCTGCAAGGGGCTCCGGGCGATGCGCCTAAAAATTAGGCAAAAGATGTGTATAACGACATGGGCTGAAGGCATCGTCTTATACACATCTCGCCGCACCCCTTAAAAATCGAATGACTTACTGGAGCCGGCTTGTGAGCGCCGAACCGCCATCATTCAGCGGTCGACAACCCGCAGCGCCTTATTTCAAGGGGTTCCAGGAGGTGCGCTCAAAAATGAGGCAAGAGTTATGTATAAGACGATGGGCTGAAGGAGGGATGTGGCCTTGTGTTTGTGGAATTCAGACTTCAATAAATATCAACTTAGAAGCGTGAATCACAGCGGACGATTCCAGCTAGCATGCCGACCGCCATCCTTCAAGCTCGCGCGACATGCCTTCGTCCAGCCCGCCACGAACATCTGAACCGTACCGCACCATCCGGCGACAAGGGGGGCTGTCGATTCAAGTCGGGCTTCCGCAAATCGACACGCGTAGCCGCGATGTGAAGCGCCAACTTTGGTTGAAGCGCCCCTGGAGGGCCCTTCTCAGAACCGAGAATTCAGAGTTCACGCCGCGTTGAATGTGGCCTGAGGTGTCATTGAGCCGAATCGGGAGATGACACTGGTCGGTCGGAGATGGCTGGTTGGGCAGTTTGTGGCGCAGGCGGCTGTGCAGGATGCCGTTTCGGCGCCGCGCACGCGCATGCCGGCCCTCATGCCGGATCGTGCGCAGCCAGCCAGACGAGGCGTTTGACGTTGTAGGCCACGCATTTGAGCGTGATGGCCAACGTGTTGCGCGCCAGCGTGAGCGCACGCACGGTCTTGCCGCCGAGTTGATGCAAGCCGGCAAAGACGTGTTCCACCCGGGCCCGTGTGCGGTTGATGGCGCGGTTGCGGGCTTTGAGTCGGGTCCCCGGCGCCTTGCCTGCCTGGGTGCGCCGGGCAATGCGGTCCTTCAGATGGTGTTCTTCGAGCAAGTCGCGGTTGGCCCCGCTGTCGTAGCCGCGGTCGGCCAGCACGCGACTGCACGTGTTGCTCGGGTCCAGCACATCGGCCAGAGTCTGGCCATCGTCGATATTGGCGGCACTGATCTTGAGCCTGCGCACCAGCTTGTAGCGGGCATCCACGTTGGCGTGCAGCTTGTAGCCGTAGAAGCTCTTGCCGTGCTTCTTGGTCCAGCGTGCGTCCTGGTCGGTATGGGCCATGCGCTTGGCGCTCCAACCCTCGGGCGTATTGCCCTGGTTGATGGCTTGGCGCTCTTCGTCCTTGATACGGGTGGTGGGCGCCGTCACGATGCTGGCGTCCACGATCTGTCCACCGCGGGCAATGTAACCATGCTGCTGCAATTGCTGGCTCACCGCATCGAAGATGGCTCGCGCGCCCAGCCCGCCTTGGGCCAAGCGGTGCTTGAAGGCCCACAGCGTGCGTGCATCCGGAATATGCAACACACCATCGAGCATGCAAAAGCACTGGAAGCTGCGTCGATCCAACACCTGATGCTCGCACTCCTCGTCCGAGAGGTTGTAGAGCGCTTGCAGAAAGACCATGCGCACCATGATCTCGGTGGGGTATGGCCGACGCCCGCCGCGACTGCGATCCGGCCGGGGACAGGTCGCATCCACCGAGGCAGCGATGGCTAGGAAATCCACCAGCTCGGCCATGCGCGCCAAGGTGGCGACATAGCTCTGCAGTTTGCTGATGCGCTGCTCCTCGACTAACAGGTCGACATCAGGTTGGCGGGCGAAGAAGCTGGAGTCGGTGCGCGGCGCGATCATGGCCATCATCGTGCCATATCTCGCCTGACAGGCAGAGGGGGGGCGAGAAGTGCCCTACAGCGGCCTCGCTGGCGAGTTGCCGCCAGTAGTTTGCCTCAGCTTCAGCCGGCGGGATGTACCCGATGGGCTCAAGCAGTCGGATGTGGTTGAACCAGTGCACCCATTGCAGGGTGGCCAGCTCGACGGATTCCCTGGACTTCCAGGGCCCCCGACGGTGAATCAACTCGGCCTTGTACAGCCCGTTGATGGTTTCGGCCAGTGCGTTGTCATAGCTGTCACCACGGCTGCCGACCGAGGGTTCGATGCCGGCCTCGGCCAGTCGCTCGGTATAGCGAATGGACAGATACTGCGAGCCACGGTCGGAGTGGTGCACCAAGGCATCGGAGCTAGCCGGTTGGCGGTCATACAACGCCTGTTCCAGGGCGTCCAGCACGAAGTCCGTACGCATGGTGCGGCTCACGCGCCAGCCCACGATACGCCGTGCGAACACGTCGATGACGAACGCTACGTACAGCCAGCCCTGCCAGGTCGAGACATAGGTGAAGTCCGACACCCACAGTTGGTTGGGCCGCTCGGCTTTGAACACTCGCTGGACCCGGTCCAATGGGCATGGCGCCGAAGTGTCCGGCGTCGTGGTACGCACCACCTTGCCGCGACGCACGCCTTGCAACCCCTGACGCTTCATCAAGCGCTCGACTGTGCAACGCGCAACACGGATGCCTTCACGATTCATCTGCTTCCAGACCTTGTCGGCGCCATAGACCTGCCAGTTGGCATGCCAGACACGCTCGATGTCTGGGATGAGCGCGTCGTCGCGTTGGGCACGTTGGCTGCGCAGTGCCGGGTTGCGAAGCCGCGCCGCGTGGCGCCGGTAGCAAGACGGGGCAATCTGCAAGACCTTGCAGATGGGCTCGACCCCGTACGCATCGCGATAGCGGTCGATGTATGCCTTCACGACTTGAGTCGGCGGTCGAGCTCCGCCTGCGCAAAAAACGCGCTGGCCGTCTTGAGAATCTCGTTGGCGCGGCGCAATTCCTTGACCTCGCGTTGCAACCGCTTGAACTCCTCGCGCTCGCTGCTGGTCAGGCCGTCGCGTTGCCCGCTGTCGACTTCTTCGCGCTTGACCCAGTCCAGCAGCGTCTGCGGTACGCAGCCAATCTTGGGTGCGATGGATTCAACGGTCGCCCAGAGCGACGGATACTCGCCTCGGTGCTCCTGCACCATGCGCACGGCGCGCTCGCGCACCTCGGGTGAGAACTTGTTTGTCTTGTTCATGGCTCCATTCTCTCAAGAGTTGGAGCCTCCTCGAATCCCGGGGCGATTCAAGCTGACTTCGGCCTTGCCAATTTAGCGTGGCTCATGTGGACGCCATCCCGGATGGCAAGCTGTTTGGCATGTTGGATGAGAGGTCAGGCCGCACGCTGATGTCCGCGCGGCCTGCTGGCCCATGTGGAATTCGCTGACGAGGGTCTCATCTAACAATCGAACGCGAAGGTTCGAACGGCGACGTTACGTCCGTGAGGGATGTGACCATCGCATCGGCGCTGTTTGCCCTGACCGTCGCGCGTCAACGTCAGCAAGCCGCGCGACGAACAGATTGATGCAACAACGCCGATGCAAAACGCAATTTCCGGGAAATCTCAAATACGCCTCAATAGGCCGTGCAAAAACCGAATTCGGCCACCCCATTCGGCGCAAGCGTCTTGTTCCCGTCCATGCCGGAAGCGGTGAGGGTGTCACCGTTCTGTGACCAATTTGCACTCCAGAGGCTCTGGACTTGTCCCTTGATCTGAAGCGTGACAGCCCACGTGCTGGGGCTGCTGGCGGTATTCGTCACCTGGACGCGCTCGCAGGAACCTGCGTTCGACTCGTTGTCCGTGATGACACGAGTGGAAATATTGCCGCTTGAAGCCGCAGCCGGTGTGGAACTGGCCGTCAGTGCGGAAGTGGAGCCGCTTATAGCAGGATAAGCGTTAGTAATTAGCATGACAAACTGGTCATGGAACCATTCTCCAGCGATTGGGGCATTGGGCAATGCACCTGTTAACACGCCATCTGCTGTTATAAAGTTGGGATCGCACATCTTGTCAAAACCTTTGCCCTGATTGTTCTGGATAAGTCTGCTGGAACCATCTGATTCACCTGGAGGTTTAATCCACAAGACGGCATCTAGATGACCGCCCGGCGCCGCGGCTGGGGGCAGGCCTATACCTGCTCCGGCCTGATTGCACCAGTTACCACGGTGTATCCGACGATCTACACGCCCAGAGTTTACATAAGTATTGACATCGTTTCCGATGGCGGCAGTTGGGCGTTGAGTCCCACCCCATCCGTTGCGGCCGGTATCAACTATGAATCCAATATTGGATGGCCAGCCTGCAGCAACAAATTCTTTATACAGGGCTTCTGTAAAATCAATTTCTCCGAAGTAACGATTCCATTCGTAGAATTTGGATGATCTAATGGGTTGTCCACCCACATTCAGGTCAGGGTTGGGGAGATTTGGCTCAACTAATGGTGTCACGTTTGCTGTGTCGGTGGCAAAGCCGTTTACACTGGCAAAACCTGCTGTGGTTCCTTGAACTAACTGTGTGTATAGAAGAATTGCTGCCGACCGGTTGTTGTCCCATCCTAACCAGCCGGAGTGGGCGATATCCATGTAGTTGTACAAATTTTTTATGCTTGAAAATTTGTTAAGTGCATATTTAATGCCGTCTTCATAAATGCCTGTGTATTTTGCGTTGGCGCAGCGACTATCACTTAGATTGGTTACGAGGTTGGGTAGGCTATCCGGCTCAATAATATTAACGATGCGGATATCTTTGTATTTTGGATTTGAAAAGATGCTGGCAATCACATCAATGTATTCTTTTTTGTAGCGCTGCAGACCTTCTGGGGTTAAGGGGAGTTCGCCATTGGAGGCTAGCGCATGGCAATCGCGTCCAGGTATGTCATAAATAACAAAGCTTGCTGTAATGGGCTTGTTCGCCTTTTTTTGTGCCAATGCGGCATCCAAATGAGCTATTAGGCCAAGGCGACCTGAATTCTTAGCGCCACCACCTATCGATCCAATGCTATCAAGCCAGACCGATGTAGGGTATGACTTCACGATTGCCATTTTTGACTTCAACGAGGCATTCTTTACCTTCGCAATTGAAGAGTCAACTGCTTTTGCGTAATCCGGGTTCACATAAGCGGTTGCGCCAACAAATGGGTTATCGACGCGGGCTTCAGCGTGGGCAGCCGGGGCTGACAGCATGCCTCCAGCTAGGAGTGAGGCACCTATCAAATGTTCAATGGATTTGAAGATTTTTTTGTGATATTTCAAAATGTTTACCTTTCTTTCTCTGTGGTGCTGCTTGGGTTGAGTGAAAGTCTGCGATGCGGATAGTTAAGTTGAATTTAATGAGTTGGTTAATTAAATTTGCAATATTGGATTCGAGCAAGCGGCGCATCCGGCGCAGAGTCCATCTTGCGATGAACGCCAGGATTGACCATATATGCGCGGCGCCGATGATCCATCAGGGTGTTGTTGGTGGTGCATACATATTGCCTGATTTGTTCAGGCGGTTGCCGTCAGAAAAATTCAATTTATGTAACAACGCCGGTCACAGGGGTTGATCAGCCTTAAGATTTGATTTGTGAAAAAATGACTATGGGGTGTTGTCGGGCATGGAAGAATTGCAAAAATTGAAATTTGGTGA
The nucleotide sequence above comes from Ralstonia solanacearum K60. Encoded proteins:
- a CDS encoding IS5 family transposase — encoded protein: MIAPRTDSSFFARQPDVDLLVEEQRISKLQSYVATLARMAELVDFLAIAASVDATCPRPDRSRGGRRPYPTEIMVRMVFLQALYNLSDEECEHQVLDRRSFQCFCMLDGVLHIPDARTLWAFKHRLAQGGLGARAIFDAVSQQLQQHGYIARGGQIVDASIVTAPTTRIKDEERQAINQGNTPEGWSAKRMAHTDQDARWTKKHGKSFYGYKLHANVDARYKLVRRLKISAANIDDGQTLADVLDPSNTCSRVLADRGYDSGANRDLLEEHHLKDRIARRTQAGKAPGTRLKARNRAINRTRARVEHVFAGLHQLGGKTVRALTLARNTLAITLKCVAYNVKRLVWLAAHDPA
- a CDS encoding fucose-binding lectin protein, whose product is MSSVQTAATSWGTVPSIRVYTANNGKITERCWDGKGWYTGAFNEPGDNVSVTSWLVGSAIHIRVYASTGTTTTEWCWDGNGWTKGAYTATN
- a CDS encoding glycoside hydrolase family 6 protein encodes the protein MKYHKKIFKSIEHLIGASLLAGGMLSAPAAHAEARVDNPFVGATAYVNPDYAKAVDSSIAKVKNASLKSKMAIVKSYPTSVWLDSIGSIGGGAKNSGRLGLIAHLDAALAQKKANKPITASFVIYDIPGRDCHALASNGELPLTPEGLQRYKKEYIDVIASIFSNPKYKDIRIVNIIEPDSLPNLVTNLSDSRCANAKYTGIYEDGIKYALNKFSSIKNLYNYMDIAHSGWLGWDNNRSAAILLYTQLVQGTTAGFASVNGFATDTANVTPLVEPNLPNPDLNVGGQPIRSSKFYEWNRYFGEIDFTEALYKEFVAAGWPSNIGFIVDTGRNGWGGTQRPTAAIGNDVNTYVNSGRVDRRIHRGNWCNQAGAGIGLPPAAAPGGHLDAVLWIKPPGESDGSSRLIQNNQGKGFDKMCDPNFITADGVLTGALPNAPIAGEWFHDQFVMLITNAYPAISGSTSALTASSTPAAASSGNISTRVITDNESNAGSCERVQVTNTASSPSTWAVTLQIKGQVQSLWSANWSQNGDTLTASGMDGNKTLAPNGVAEFGFCTAY